A single Streptomyces mirabilis DNA region contains:
- a CDS encoding serine/threonine-protein kinase, with protein MPPERSAGTDPEAELPRFAGQYQLEAQLGSGGMGIVHLARSASGLRLAVKVVHAGFAQDPEFRGRFRQEVAAARRVSGAFTAPVVDADPEAEHPWMATLFIPGPTLAEHVKRNGALSPARLRHLMAGLAEALRDIHRAGVVHRDLKPSNVLLADDGPKVIDFGISRPSDSELRTETGKLIGTPPFMAPEQFRRPREVGPAADVFALGSVIVHAATGSGPFDSDSPYLVAYQVVHDEPDLTGVPEEMAGLVARCLAKEPEDRPTPDELMTALKSVSASYDTQAFIPEQRGSDIAEQRSSGVPEQRGPSGQSATSARVKPSMPKRPEESRKLKRVLARRWRLAVAVTAAVVTAVVVGAFALLDSPDVKTPKKSAGQRSQSGFRPWDTSLSTRGAKAAGLPRCAYTPHELYCVRPGVLAAAVDPADGHILWSRGDTDRGSHYSTTAPPVLSGGLLQVVSGDGRRLTALDPATGTTRWSRDTARYQGRIAHVGGVVLLTGPDGKVTALDAATGEEKWHRSIPGQPSPSFFSYGDAVAYAVTGTGNGTRVTAVDPQTGATRWQRGLDGTLTIVGARDGVVWFTSSATDQYTDAVVRYDTADRSVRRIPLPIPLPSSQGAVQGDTVYLLAGGGALVAVDTGTSAQLWRVETSVSTASAPVVSGRRLYLTAVDGRLLAVDTARGTLLGQTRSRLGDDRGSLVSAIPAPLAADGKVYSAAPDGSLFAVDGRDPSAW; from the coding sequence ATGCCGCCAGAGCGCAGCGCCGGTACAGACCCGGAAGCGGAACTTCCGCGATTTGCCGGGCAGTACCAGCTGGAGGCGCAGCTCGGCTCCGGTGGCATGGGCATCGTGCATCTGGCGCGGTCCGCCTCCGGGTTGCGGCTCGCCGTCAAGGTCGTACATGCCGGATTCGCACAAGACCCCGAGTTCCGGGGGCGGTTCAGGCAGGAGGTCGCGGCGGCTCGGCGGGTGAGCGGTGCCTTCACCGCGCCCGTGGTGGACGCCGATCCCGAGGCCGAACACCCGTGGATGGCCACGCTGTTCATTCCCGGGCCGACCCTCGCCGAGCATGTGAAGCGGAATGGGGCACTGTCTCCGGCCCGGCTGCGCCACCTGATGGCCGGCCTCGCCGAGGCGCTGCGCGACATTCACCGGGCCGGTGTCGTGCACCGCGATCTCAAGCCCAGCAATGTCCTCCTGGCCGACGACGGCCCCAAAGTCATCGACTTCGGCATTTCGCGGCCTTCCGACAGTGAACTGCGGACAGAGACAGGCAAATTGATCGGCACGCCGCCGTTCATGGCGCCGGAGCAATTCCGCAGGCCGCGGGAGGTCGGACCGGCCGCCGATGTCTTCGCGCTGGGCTCGGTGATCGTGCACGCGGCCACCGGGAGCGGCCCCTTCGACTCCGACAGCCCGTATCTCGTGGCCTATCAAGTCGTCCATGACGAGCCGGACTTGACAGGTGTCCCGGAGGAGATGGCCGGCCTTGTCGCGCGCTGCCTCGCCAAGGAGCCCGAGGACCGGCCCACACCGGACGAGCTGATGACGGCGCTGAAGTCGGTGTCGGCCTCGTACGACACGCAGGCGTTCATTCCTGAGCAGCGTGGATCAGACATTGCCGAGCAGCGCAGCTCGGGCGTCCCTGAACAGCGTGGACCGAGCGGGCAGTCGGCGACGTCCGCGCGGGTCAAACCCTCCATGCCGAAGAGGCCCGAGGAGTCCAGGAAACTCAAGAGGGTCCTCGCAAGGCGTTGGCGGCTCGCGGTCGCCGTTACCGCGGCCGTGGTCACCGCTGTGGTCGTCGGCGCCTTCGCCCTCCTCGACAGCCCCGACGTCAAGACGCCGAAGAAGAGCGCGGGACAGCGGTCGCAGAGCGGCTTCCGGCCATGGGACACCTCCCTGAGCACCCGCGGCGCCAAGGCCGCGGGCCTGCCCCGATGCGCGTACACACCGCACGAGTTGTACTGCGTCCGTCCCGGCGTCCTGGCCGCCGCGGTCGACCCGGCCGACGGACACATCTTGTGGTCGCGCGGCGACACGGACCGGGGAAGCCACTACTCGACGACGGCGCCGCCCGTGCTGTCCGGCGGGCTACTGCAGGTCGTCAGCGGGGACGGACGACGGCTGACGGCGCTGGACCCCGCCACGGGCACAACCCGGTGGAGCCGAGACACCGCGCGCTACCAGGGTCGTATCGCCCACGTCGGCGGCGTCGTCCTGCTCACCGGGCCGGACGGCAAGGTCACCGCACTCGATGCCGCGACGGGCGAGGAGAAGTGGCACCGCTCGATCCCCGGCCAGCCGTCGCCGAGCTTCTTCTCGTACGGGGACGCAGTCGCCTACGCCGTGACGGGGACCGGGAACGGGACACGGGTGACAGCCGTGGACCCGCAGACCGGCGCCACGCGCTGGCAGCGGGGTCTGGACGGGACGCTGACCATCGTGGGAGCCCGTGACGGAGTGGTCTGGTTCACCTCGAGCGCGACCGACCAGTACACGGATGCCGTCGTGCGGTACGACACGGCCGATCGCTCGGTCCGCCGGATTCCGCTGCCCATTCCGCTGCCGTCGTCACAAGGCGCCGTACAGGGCGACACGGTGTACCTGCTGGCCGGCGGAGGGGCGTTGGTCGCCGTGGACACCGGGACGTCGGCCCAGCTCTGGCGCGTGGAGACCTCCGTCAGCACGGCCTCGGCTCCGGTCGTGTCCGGGCGACGGCTCTATCTGACCGCGGTGGACGGACGGCTCCTGGCCGTGGACACCGCACGCGGCACCCTGCTCGGTCAGACGAGGTCGCGGCTCGGCGACGACCGGGGCTCGCTCGTCAGCGCGATCCCGGCGCCGCTCGCGGCCGACGGGAAGGTCTACTCGGCCGCTCCGGACGGATCGCTCTTCGCGGTCGACGGGCGCGATCCCTCCGCCTGGTGA
- the ilvD gene encoding dihydroxy-acid dehydratase: MPELRSRTVTHGRNMAGARALMRASGVPGADIGRKPIIAVANSFTEFVPGHTHLQPVGRIVSEAITAAGGIAREFNTIAVDDGIAMGHGGMLYSLPSRDLIADSVEYMVEAHCADALICISNCDKITPGMLMAALRLNIPTVFVSGGPMESGRATLVDGTVRTLDLVDAISDAVNDKISDEDILRIEENACPTCGSCSGMFTANSMNCLTEAIGLSLPGNGSVLATHTARKGLYEDAARTVVEITHRYYDQDDESVLPRNIATHAAFENAMALDIAMGGSTNTILHLLAAAQEAGVPFGLDEINEVSRRVPCLAKVAPNVAKDRTYYMEDVHRAGGIPALLGELHRAGLLNEDVHSVHSPSLSDWLKTWDVRAGSPSPEAIELWHAAPGCVRSSEAFSQSERWEALDEDAENGCIRSAEHAYSKDGGLAVLKGNLAVDGCVVKTAGVDESIWTFEGPAVVCESQEEAVDKILRKEITHGDVVVIRYEGPKGGPGMQEMLYPTSFLKGRGLGKTCALITDGRFSGGTSGLSIGHASPEAASGGTIALVQDGDRIHIDIPNRSIELLVSDEELATRRSALNGVYAPANRDRKVSAALRAYAAMATSADKGAVRDVSKLG; the protein is encoded by the coding sequence ATGCCCGAGCTGAGGTCCCGCACAGTCACCCACGGCCGCAATATGGCGGGCGCACGCGCCCTTATGCGCGCCTCCGGTGTACCGGGCGCGGACATCGGACGGAAGCCGATCATCGCGGTCGCCAACTCCTTCACGGAGTTCGTGCCGGGCCACACCCACCTCCAGCCCGTCGGCCGCATCGTCAGCGAGGCGATCACCGCGGCCGGGGGCATCGCGCGCGAGTTCAACACGATCGCGGTCGACGACGGCATCGCGATGGGCCACGGCGGCATGCTGTACTCCCTGCCCTCCCGCGACCTGATCGCGGACTCGGTCGAGTACATGGTGGAAGCCCACTGCGCCGACGCCCTGATCTGCATCTCGAACTGCGACAAGATCACCCCCGGCATGCTCATGGCGGCCCTGCGCCTGAACATCCCGACGGTCTTCGTCTCCGGCGGCCCCATGGAGTCCGGCCGCGCCACCCTGGTCGACGGCACGGTCCGTACGCTCGACCTGGTCGACGCGATCTCCGACGCGGTGAACGACAAGATCTCGGACGAGGACATCCTCCGTATCGAGGAGAACGCCTGTCCGACCTGTGGCTCCTGCTCCGGCATGTTCACCGCCAACTCGATGAACTGCCTGACCGAGGCCATCGGCCTGTCCCTCCCCGGCAACGGCTCGGTGCTCGCCACCCACACGGCCCGCAAGGGTCTGTACGAGGACGCGGCCCGCACGGTGGTCGAGATCACGCACCGCTATTACGACCAGGACGACGAGTCGGTCCTGCCCCGCAACATCGCCACGCACGCCGCGTTCGAGAACGCCATGGCCCTCGACATCGCCATGGGCGGCTCCACCAACACGATCCTGCACCTGCTGGCCGCCGCCCAGGAGGCGGGCGTCCCCTTCGGCCTGGACGAGATCAACGAGGTCTCGCGCCGCGTGCCGTGCCTCGCCAAGGTCGCCCCGAACGTCGCCAAGGACCGCACGTACTACATGGAGGACGTGCACCGGGCAGGCGGCATCCCCGCCCTGCTGGGCGAACTGCACCGCGCGGGCCTCCTGAACGAGGACGTCCACTCGGTCCACAGCCCGTCCCTCTCCGACTGGCTGAAGACCTGGGACGTGCGCGCCGGCTCCCCGTCCCCCGAGGCGATCGAACTGTGGCACGCGGCCCCCGGCTGCGTCCGCTCCTCCGAGGCCTTCTCCCAGTCCGAGCGCTGGGAAGCCCTCGACGAGGACGCCGAGAACGGCTGCATCCGCTCCGCCGAGCACGCCTACTCCAAGGACGGCGGCCTGGCGGTCCTCAAGGGCAACCTGGCGGTCGACGGCTGCGTCGTGAAGACGGCGGGCGTCGACGAGTCCATCTGGACCTTCGAGGGCCCCGCGGTCGTCTGCGAGTCTCAGGAAGAGGCCGTCGACAAGATCCTCCGCAAGGAGATCACGCACGGCGACGTCGTCGTCATCCGCTACGAGGGCCCCAAGGGCGGCCCCGGCATGCAGGAGATGCTCTACCCGACGTCCTTCCTCAAGGGCCGCGGCCTCGGCAAGACCTGCGCCCTGATCACCGACGGCCGCTTCTCCGGCGGCACCTCGGGCCTGTCCATCGGCCACGCCTCCCCCGAGGCGGCCTCCGGCGGCACCATCGCCCTGGTCCAGGACGGCGACCGCATCCACATCGACATCCCGAACCGCTCGATCGAACTCCTGGTCTCCGACGAGGAACTCGCCACCCGCCGCAGCGCCCTGAACGGCGTCTACGCCCCCGCAAACCGCGACCGCAAGGTCTCCGCCGCCCTCCGCGCCTACGCCGCGATGGCAACGAGCGCGGACAAGGGCGCCGTACGAGACGTTTCCAAGCTGGGCTGA
- a CDS encoding TetR/AcrR family transcriptional regulator codes for MTDAATPRRRGRPSRTETEAAPATRDRILDAAREEFSERGYEKTSVRGIAKAAGVDSALVHHYFGTKEQVFEAAIEVAFAPALAAPTAVEDGPLDTVGERLTRFLLGIWENPTTRTPLLAIVRSAVNNETAAAVFRRLVAAQLLRRIAGRLDLPDAELRAELAAAQLVGVAMLRYVIKVEPLASADVERIVERVAPVVQGHLTAP; via the coding sequence GTGACGGACGCCGCCACCCCCCGTCGTAGGGGACGGCCTTCCCGTACGGAGACGGAGGCGGCCCCCGCCACCCGCGACCGCATCCTGGACGCCGCCCGCGAGGAGTTCTCCGAGCGCGGCTACGAGAAGACGTCGGTGCGCGGCATCGCCAAGGCCGCCGGGGTGGACTCCGCCCTCGTGCACCACTACTTCGGCACCAAGGAGCAGGTCTTCGAGGCGGCCATCGAGGTCGCGTTCGCGCCCGCCCTGGCCGCGCCCACCGCGGTCGAGGACGGCCCCCTCGACACGGTCGGCGAGCGCCTGACCCGCTTCCTCCTCGGTATCTGGGAGAACCCCACCACTCGGACCCCGCTGCTCGCCATCGTCCGTTCCGCCGTGAACAACGAGACCGCGGCCGCCGTCTTCCGCCGCCTGGTCGCCGCCCAGCTGCTGCGCCGCATCGCGGGCCGCCTCGACCTCCCCGACGCGGAACTGCGCGCCGAACTGGCGGCGGCCCAGCTGGTGGGGGTGGCGATGCTCCGCTACGTCATCAAGGTCGAGCCGCTGGCCTCGGCGGACGTGGAACGCATCGTGGAGCGGGTGGCCCCGGTGGTACAGGGCCACTTGACAGCCCCGTGA
- a CDS encoding sugar phosphate isomerase/epimerase family protein gives MAEPVVRIPDAKVALSTASVYPESTATAFEIAARLGYDGVEVMVWTDPVSQDIEALRRLSDYHQIPILAVHAPCLLITQRVWSTDPWVKLQRAQAAAEKLGASTVVVHPPFRWQRQYARDFVTGMWRMANETDVRFAVENMYPWRYRDREMLAYAPDWDVTKDDYRHFTIDLSHTSTARSDALQMIDRMGDRLGHVHLADGNGSNKDEHLVPGRGTQPCAELLERLALSGFDGHVVIEVNTRRAMSSAEREADLAEALAFTRLHLASAVKVPRR, from the coding sequence GTGGCAGAACCAGTCGTGCGCATCCCGGATGCGAAGGTCGCGCTGTCCACGGCGTCCGTGTATCCGGAGTCGACGGCGACGGCCTTCGAGATCGCCGCGCGCCTCGGTTACGACGGCGTAGAGGTGATGGTCTGGACCGACCCGGTCAGCCAGGACATCGAAGCCCTCCGCCGCCTCAGCGACTACCACCAGATCCCGATCCTCGCCGTTCACGCCCCCTGCCTGCTGATCACCCAGCGCGTCTGGTCCACCGACCCCTGGGTCAAACTCCAGCGCGCCCAGGCGGCGGCGGAGAAGCTGGGCGCGTCGACGGTCGTCGTACACCCCCCTTTCCGCTGGCAGCGCCAGTACGCGCGCGACTTCGTCACGGGGATGTGGCGCATGGCGAACGAGACGGACGTACGGTTCGCCGTCGAAAACATGTACCCCTGGCGCTACCGCGACCGCGAGATGCTCGCGTACGCCCCCGACTGGGACGTGACGAAGGACGACTACCGCCACTTCACGATCGACCTCAGCCACACCTCGACGGCCCGCAGCGACGCCCTGCAGATGATCGACCGCATGGGCGACCGCCTCGGCCACGTCCACCTCGCCGACGGCAACGGCTCCAACAAGGACGAGCACCTGGTCCCGGGCCGCGGCACTCAGCCCTGCGCCGAACTGCTGGAGCGCCTCGCGCTCTCCGGCTTCGACGGCCACGTCGTCATCGAGGTCAACACCCGCCGTGCCATGTCCAGTGCCGAACGCGAGGCGGACCTGGCGGAGGCGCTGGCCTTCACCCGCCTGCACCTGGCCTCCGCGGTGAAGGTGCCCCGCCGGTGA
- a CDS encoding Ppx/GppA phosphatase family protein: MRLGVLDVGSNTVHLLVVDAHPGARPLPAHSHKAELRLAQLLDESGAIGLDGVEKLIATVRDALEAAEDKGVEALLPFATSAVREASNADDVLARVQAETGVELQVLTGAEEARLTFLAARRWFGWSAGKLLVLDIGGGSLEIAYGMDEEPDAAASLPLGAGRLTAGWLPTDPADPADIKALRRHVRAEIARTVGEFSRFGAPDHVVATSKTFKQLARLAGAARSTDGLYVQRELKRRSLEDWVPRLASMTADERAELPGVSPGRSGQLLAGALVAEGAMDLFAVETLEICPWALREGVILRRLDQMASE; encoded by the coding sequence ATGAGACTCGGTGTCCTCGACGTGGGTTCGAACACGGTGCACCTGCTGGTGGTGGATGCACACCCCGGCGCGCGCCCGCTGCCCGCGCACTCGCACAAGGCCGAATTGCGGCTTGCCCAACTGCTCGACGAGAGCGGAGCGATCGGCCTCGACGGCGTCGAAAAACTGATCGCCACGGTCCGGGACGCCCTTGAGGCCGCCGAGGACAAGGGCGTCGAGGCCCTGCTGCCGTTCGCGACCTCCGCCGTGCGCGAGGCCAGCAACGCCGACGACGTGCTGGCCCGGGTGCAGGCCGAGACCGGTGTCGAGCTCCAGGTCCTGACCGGGGCGGAAGAGGCCCGGCTGACCTTCCTGGCGGCCCGCCGCTGGTTCGGCTGGTCGGCGGGGAAGCTGCTGGTCCTCGACATCGGCGGCGGCTCGCTGGAGATCGCGTACGGCATGGACGAGGAGCCGGACGCGGCGGCGTCGCTGCCACTCGGCGCCGGACGGCTGACCGCGGGCTGGCTGCCCACCGACCCCGCCGACCCGGCGGACATCAAGGCCCTGCGCCGCCACGTCCGGGCCGAGATCGCCCGGACCGTCGGCGAATTCAGCCGCTTCGGCGCCCCCGACCACGTGGTCGCCACCTCCAAGACCTTCAAGCAACTCGCCCGCCTGGCCGGCGCCGCCCGCTCCACCGACGGCCTCTACGTCCAGCGCGAACTCAAGCGCCGCTCCCTGGAGGACTGGGTCCCCCGGCTGGCCTCTATGACCGCCGACGAACGCGCCGAACTCCCCGGCGTCTCCCCCGGCCGCTCCGGCCAACTCCTCGCCGGCGCCCTCGTCGCCGAGGGCGCCATGGACCTCTTCGCCGTGGAAACCCTGGAAATCTGCCCCTGGGCCCTACGAGAGGGCGTCATCCTCCGACGCCTGGACCAGATGGCATCAGAGTGA
- a CDS encoding BACON domain-containing protein, whose protein sequence is MMSSSPETSTHTTGAHRAHGDAHKRVTAPRGAHTRTLAQRPPARYEPYLDGLFTYCLSVLCDHDEATAALGDALALAERRGQRGPASADDRRAWLYALARWSCLRKLTEARRRRQAAHASGRGTPAKGHKALFKGHKDDRSAAEALSASVSEEAQDRRRHELALLAWPEAAGTTPEQREALELAVRHQLAAAEVAAVLGLDLVKARELLATAACEVERTRAALAVVETGTCPSVARLTGDNQLVLSTTLRRELVRHVDDCPRCRRTAERAAPGAWPGTSVTPAALPVLEAPRAALHIAMAHVPRARGAAPRFDRRGFPVDPKDHAARRDRLRARAVTTTVVATVVAAPVLALWAAYRGAPLTGEGADGRSITASEAHAPDGITGEEAGGYENAGNAGARPGARFAKGNRSPDVSVEVISAPSAGSGAGHLAVRASGSGDTTLVTLAASGNSPVHWSAETGASWLYFSQSSGTLAPGETFTIKVYVDHLREPVGPWGARVAIAPAGAVVTIGGYGTAGPSAPGSSGPTPGRPTPSAPGPTPPASDPPPTPGDPQPTPTDPSPPPPSPDPSNPGGSTQPPSDSSAPSPSS, encoded by the coding sequence GTGATGAGCAGCAGTCCGGAGACCTCCACGCACACCACCGGCGCACACCGGGCGCACGGAGACGCACATAAGCGGGTGACCGCGCCCCGTGGCGCGCACACCCGCACCCTGGCTCAGCGCCCTCCCGCGCGGTACGAGCCCTACTTGGACGGCCTTTTCACCTACTGCCTGTCCGTGCTGTGCGACCACGACGAGGCCACCGCCGCCCTCGGGGACGCCCTCGCGCTGGCCGAGCGCCGTGGCCAGCGCGGCCCGGCGTCCGCGGACGACCGCAGGGCCTGGCTGTACGCCCTCGCCCGCTGGTCCTGTCTGCGCAAGCTCACCGAGGCCCGGCGCAGGCGCCAGGCGGCCCACGCCTCCGGTCGGGGTACACCCGCCAAGGGCCACAAGGCCCTCTTCAAGGGGCACAAAGACGACCGGAGTGCGGCCGAGGCGCTGAGCGCCTCCGTCTCCGAGGAGGCGCAGGACCGGCGCCGGCACGAACTCGCCCTGCTGGCCTGGCCGGAGGCGGCCGGCACCACCCCCGAGCAGCGCGAGGCGCTCGAACTCGCCGTGCGCCACCAGCTCGCCGCCGCCGAGGTCGCCGCCGTCCTCGGCCTGGACCTCGTCAAGGCGCGCGAACTGCTCGCCACCGCTGCCTGCGAGGTCGAACGCACCCGCGCCGCCCTCGCCGTCGTGGAGACCGGCACCTGTCCGAGCGTCGCCCGTCTCACCGGCGACAACCAGCTCGTCCTGAGCACCACCCTGCGCCGGGAACTGGTCCGGCACGTCGACGACTGTCCGCGCTGTCGCCGTACCGCCGAGCGCGCCGCGCCCGGCGCCTGGCCCGGCACCAGCGTCACGCCCGCCGCGCTCCCCGTCCTCGAGGCCCCGCGCGCGGCCCTGCACATCGCGATGGCACACGTCCCGCGCGCGCGAGGCGCCGCTCCGCGCTTCGACCGGCGCGGCTTTCCCGTGGACCCCAAGGACCACGCCGCCCGCAGGGACCGCCTTCGCGCGCGTGCCGTCACGACGACCGTCGTCGCCACCGTCGTCGCCGCGCCCGTTCTCGCCCTCTGGGCGGCCTACCGCGGCGCGCCCCTCACCGGCGAGGGGGCCGACGGCCGCTCGATCACCGCGAGCGAGGCGCACGCGCCCGACGGCATCACCGGCGAGGAGGCGGGCGGCTACGAGAACGCCGGCAACGCCGGCGCCAGGCCCGGCGCCCGTTTCGCCAAGGGGAACCGCTCGCCCGACGTCTCCGTGGAGGTCATCAGCGCCCCCAGTGCGGGAAGCGGCGCCGGCCACCTCGCGGTCCGGGCCTCGGGCAGCGGCGACACGACCCTCGTCACGCTCGCCGCCTCCGGGAACTCACCGGTCCACTGGTCCGCCGAAACGGGGGCGTCCTGGCTCTACTTCAGCCAGTCGTCGGGAACGCTGGCCCCAGGAGAAACGTTCACGATCAAGGTGTACGTCGACCATCTTCGCGAGCCGGTGGGCCCCTGGGGCGCGCGGGTGGCGATCGCACCGGCGGGAGCGGTGGTCACGATCGGGGGGTACGGAACAGCGGGTCCGTCCGCCCCGGGCAGCTCCGGCCCGACGCCCGGCCGACCCACCCCGTCCGCCCCCGGCCCGACCCCGCCCGCCTCGGACCCGCCACCGACGCCCGGCGACCCCCAGCCGACGCCCACGGACCCGTCGCCCCCGCCACCTTCGCCGGACCCGTCGAACCCCGGCGGTTCGACGCAGCCGCCCAGCGACAGCTCCGCCCCGAGCCCGTCCTCGTGA
- the radA gene encoding DNA repair protein RadA: protein MAARTKTAKDRPSYRCTECGWQTAKWLGRCPECQAWGTVEEYGAPAVRTTAPGRVTTSAVPIGQVDGRQATARSTGVPELDRVLGGGLVPGAVVLIAGEPGVGKSTLLLDVAAKAASDEHRTLYVTGEESASQVRLRADRIKAIDDHLYLAAETDLAAVLGHLDAVKPSLLILDSVQTVASPEIDGAPGGMAQVREVAGALIRASKERGMSTLLVGHVTKDGAIAGPRLLEHLVDVVLSFEGDRHARLRLVRGVKNRYGTTDEVGCFELHDEGITGLADPSGLFLTRRAEPVPGTCLTVTLEGRRPLVAEVQALTVDSQIPSPRRTTSGLETSRVSMMLAVLEQRGRISALGKRDIYSATVGGVKLSEPAADLAIALALASAASDTPLPKNLVAIGEVGLAGEVRRVTGVQRRLAEAHRLGFTHALVPSDPGKIPAGMKVLEVADMGEALRVLPRSRRREAPRDEEQRR, encoded by the coding sequence ATGGCTGCCCGTACGAAAACCGCGAAGGACCGGCCGTCCTACCGCTGCACCGAGTGCGGATGGCAGACGGCCAAGTGGCTCGGCCGCTGCCCCGAGTGCCAGGCGTGGGGCACGGTCGAGGAGTACGGCGCGCCCGCGGTCCGTACGACGGCACCGGGCCGCGTCACCACCTCCGCGGTGCCGATCGGGCAGGTCGACGGCCGCCAGGCCACGGCCCGCTCCACCGGCGTGCCCGAGTTGGACCGCGTCCTCGGCGGCGGTCTCGTGCCCGGCGCGGTCGTCCTGATCGCGGGCGAGCCCGGTGTGGGCAAGTCCACGCTCCTCCTGGACGTGGCGGCGAAGGCGGCGAGCGACGAGCACCGCACGCTGTACGTGACGGGTGAGGAGTCGGCCAGCCAGGTCCGTCTGCGCGCCGACCGCATCAAGGCGATCGACGACCACCTGTACCTGGCGGCGGAGACCGACCTGGCCGCCGTGCTCGGCCACTTGGACGCCGTGAAGCCCTCGCTTCTCATCCTGGACTCGGTCCAGACCGTCGCCTCTCCGGAGATCGACGGGGCGCCCGGCGGCATGGCCCAGGTGCGGGAGGTCGCCGGGGCGCTCATCCGTGCCTCCAAGGAGCGCGGCATGTCCACGCTCCTTGTGGGCCATGTCACCAAGGACGGCGCGATCGCGGGCCCCCGCCTGCTCGAACACCTCGTGGACGTCGTCCTGAGCTTCGAGGGCGACCGCCACGCGCGCCTGCGTCTCGTCCGGGGGGTCAAGAACCGGTACGGGACGACGGACGAGGTCGGCTGCTTCGAGCTGCACGACGAGGGCATCACGGGCCTCGCGGACCCCTCCGGCCTCTTCCTCACCCGCCGTGCCGAGCCCGTCCCCGGCACCTGTCTGACGGTCACCCTGGAGGGCCGCCGCCCGCTGGTGGCCGAGGTGCAGGCCCTCACCGTCGACTCCCAGATCCCCTCCCCCCGTCGTACGACGTCCGGTCTGGAGACCTCCCGGGTGTCGATGATGCTGGCGGTCCTGGAGCAGCGGGGCCGGATCAGCGCCCTCGGGAAGCGGGACATCTACTCGGCGACGGTGGGCGGCGTGAAGCTCTCCGAGCCCGCCGCGGACCTCGCCATCGCCCTCGCGCTCGCGTCGGCGGCGAGTGACACCCCGCTCCCCAAGAACCTCGTGGCGATCGGCGAAGTAGGGCTCGCGGGCGAGGTCAGACGGGTCACGGGAGTGCAGCGGCGGCTCGCCGAAGCCCACCGTCTGGGCTTCACGCACGCCCTCGTTCCGAGCGATCCGGGCAAGATCCCTGCCGGTATGAAGGTCCTGGAAGTCGCCGACATGGGCGAGGCGCTGCGGGTCCTCCCACGCTCCCGTCGCAGAGAGGCCCCACGGGACGAGGAGCAGCGCCGGTAG
- the disA gene encoding DNA integrity scanning diadenylate cyclase DisA: protein MAANDRAAAPGKSGGSSGADGLMRASLSAVAPGTALRDGLERILRGNTGGLIVLGWDKTVESMCTGGFVLDVDFTATRLRELCKLDGGIVVDKDITKILRAGVQLVPDPTIPTEETGTRHRTADRVSKQVGFPVVSVSQSMRLIALYVDGQRRVLEDSAAILSRANQALATLERYKLRLDEVAGTLSALEIEDLVTVRDVSAVAQRLEMVRRIATEIAEYVVELGTDGRLLALQLDELIAGVEPERELVVRDYVPEPTAKRSRTVDEALSDLNALAHSELLELPTVARALGYTGSPEALDSAVSPRGFRLLAKVPRLPGAIIDRLVEHFGGLQKLLAASVDDLQAVDGVGEARARSVREGLSRLAESSILERYV, encoded by the coding sequence GTGGCAGCCAACGACCGGGCAGCAGCTCCCGGAAAGTCCGGTGGGAGCTCCGGTGCCGATGGCCTGATGCGCGCCTCATTGAGCGCCGTGGCACCTGGCACGGCCCTGCGCGACGGGCTCGAGCGAATCCTCCGTGGCAACACCGGCGGACTCATCGTGCTCGGCTGGGACAAGACCGTCGAGTCGATGTGCACGGGCGGCTTCGTCCTGGACGTCGACTTCACGGCGACCCGGTTGCGCGAGCTGTGCAAGCTCGACGGCGGCATCGTCGTCGACAAGGACATCACCAAGATCCTGCGGGCGGGCGTCCAGCTCGTGCCCGACCCGACGATCCCGACGGAGGAGACCGGCACCCGGCATCGCACGGCGGACCGGGTGAGCAAGCAGGTCGGCTTCCCCGTCGTCTCGGTCTCCCAGTCGATGCGTCTGATCGCGCTGTACGTCGACGGTCAGCGCCGCGTCCTGGAGGACTCCGCCGCGATCCTCTCCCGCGCCAACCAGGCCCTCGCGACCCTGGAGCGCTACAAGCTCCGCCTCGACGAGGTCGCGGGCACGCTCTCCGCGCTGGAGATCGAGGACCTGGTCACCGTCCGGGACGTGTCGGCGGTGGCGCAGCGCCTGGAGATGGTGCGGCGCATCGCCACGGAGATCGCCGAGTACGTGGTGGAGTTGGGCACGGACGGGCGTCTGCTCGCCCTCCAGCTGGACGAGTTGATCGCGGGCGTGGAGCCCGAGCGGGAGCTGGTGGTCCGGGACTACGTGCCGGAGCCGACCGCGAAGCGCTCCCGCACGGTCGACGAGGCCCTCTCCGACCTGAACGCCCTGGCCCACTCCGAGCTGCTCGAACTGCCCACGGTGGCCAGAGCCTTGGGCTACACCGGCTCCCCCGAGGCGCTCGACTCCGCGGTCTCCCCGCGCGGCTTCCGCCTCCTCGCCAAGGTTCCGCGTCTGCCCGGCGCGATCATCGACCGCCTCGTGGAGCACTTCGGCGGTCTGCAGAAGCTCCTCGCCGCGAGCGTCGACGACCTTCAGGCGGTCGACGGGGTGGGCGAGGCGCGGGCGCGCAGCGTCCGTGAGGGGCTGTCGCGACTGGCGGAGTCGTCGATCCTGGAGCGCTACGTCTGA